From the genome of Deltaproteobacteria bacterium:
AGACTTTGGATCTGAAGATATTTCCCAGATATTTGAACCTAACGGTAGGGGCGACCTTAAAGTGGGTTCAAGATTACCGACCGTGTCTTTGGGCTGGAGGCGGGAAGTTGCCTAAGCAATGGCGTTTTGTTGACAGACTTCGGCAATCCAAGCGTTGATGCTCTTGCCTTCCCTCTTGGCCGCTAGGGCGATAGCACAATGAAGTTCGGAAGGAACTCGCAGCATAAAGCGACCCGAGAAAGGCTTTTCAGGCAGCCGGTTGATCTCTTTACAGGTTTTCAAGTATTCGTCCACGGCAGACCGAAAATCTTTTTCCAGTTCTGAAACCGATGCCCCTTCAAAAGTTATAATATCCGTAAGGCCCATGAGACGGCCATGGAAAATATGGTCGTCGGCATCAAACACAACCGTTCCAGTATGTCCCTTGTATTTTAGAGTATTTTTCATTTTAAAAATGATACCACGGAGCAAGAAAAATTTCACCGGCCAGCGGGCCTTCAAACATTAGCCCTCCGCTTCCTATTTCAGAGGAATAACCTTTTCCCCAAAGAGGACGAATTTGAGCCAATCCAAGCCCAGCCTGAGAAGTTCTTCATCGTCCGATTCCATTTTTCGGACGGTTTCGTCCGGGATGAGAAAGCGTTGTAAAAAAGTACTCTTGAAAACAAACTGGCGGAACTGGTCGAGGTTGTAGCTGGCCATAAAAAACATCTGCAGCTTTTGGGAGACCATCTCTTCTGGCCCCAAGGAGCCTTTGTGGGTGATGATTTCGGTCCAAAGATCATTATAAAAGGTATAGGGTTCGAGCCCCTGGTCCTTTGACCAGTCCGAAACCGTCCATTCCTTCGGTTCATAAAACCCCCGACAATGGGCCTCTTTGACTACAAAAAAGATTTCCCTGGCGCCTTCCTGGCCTTTGGTCCTGGAAGAACCACGGCCGATGGGATAAATGCGGCAGGCCCCGGGCCGGTCCTCATAGATCCGGCAGCCGACCGGCGTGACAAAGGGACACCTCCGGCCTTCGTCCTCCTGCATTTTCAGCAAGACAGCCGGAAAGCCATTATGTTCATTGGGTTTGATGGTTGTGTATTGATCTAAAAAATCGGCTGATGTCAAGGCCAGGCTTTTTTTGAGCCGGAGGATATCATAGGGAGTCAGGACCAGATTCAAGTCCCGGCAACATTCGGTAAAACAGGAAAGGTCCGAATGGCAGGCAAATGAAAAGGCGTCCCTTTCCAGATAGGTAAAAATTTCAGGAGGTTTCATAGGTTCTAACATGGCAATTCTGAGAATTTATCGTTCAGAATTTTATAAGCGCTCTTAAATTTCTGCGTTGTTTAAGGAGCGCTTCGCTTAAGTCCCGACCTAAGCGGGATTCGTTTGAGGGAAGAGGCAACTGCCTTTAACCTCAAGTTCGTCGAAGACGAACGCTCCTCAAGCGTAGCGCTCCTTAAACATTCTGTCTCTCTATTTGCCGGTTTTGATTTCCGGGTTTTTCCAGAGGCCGTCATCCTTTGGCAAGGTGATCCCCAATTCCTTTTCCTTGGCTTTTATGACCTCTTCCCGGATGGGGATGGTTGATCTTCCCAGGAGGCCGAATTGCAGCCATTTAAAGCCGAGCTTGAGCAGCTCCAGGTCATCGGTTTTGAGTATTTCTATCTCTTCCGGAGAAAGATCGAAAAGCTTCAGAAAATTGCTTTCAAAGACGAATTTTCTGAATCGTTCGGTGTTGTAACAGGCCAGCAGGACCATATTCTGGACCTTGCCGTCCAGCTTATGGTCCCCCCAGATGCGTTGGGCCGAGGTGACTTGATTGAACAGTTCTTCGACCTCTTTATAGATATCCAGCCCTTGTCCTTTTTCCCACTCTTCGGTGGTCAGGGAGTGATTTTCCGCTAATCCCAGGCATTGCCCGGGGTCGGCGGTTATAAAATATTCCTCGTCCCCTTCATCTCCTTCACGGGTGTCCAAAGGGTACATCCGGCAGGCCCAGGGCCTTTCGGAATAGACGGCACACCCCTGTTCGGCGCTAACAAAAGGGCAGCGTTTATCCGCATCATCCCCCATTTTCAGTATAAAAACAGGCAGTCCGGAATCGCTTTTGGTCAGGGGCAGGGTATACTGATCGATAAAATCCTCGGAAGGGATGCCCAGGCGGTTTTTTAAACGCAGGATATCGTAAGGGGTCAAAACAATAGTTACATCCCGGCAACAGCGGGTAAAACATTTAACCCCGGGGCCGCATTGAAAATTAAAGGTCCCATGGACCGGCATGATTCCCTCTCCGGGAGCTACCGGTTTAATGGCTGATTCGTTTTCGTTCATATCGATACTTCCTTTCTAATAACTGGTACTTGCAACTTCCTCTTCAACTGATCCCCGATCCCTGGTCCCCGACCTCTAATTTTGAACCTTGAACCTTGAACCTTATACCCTGAACCCGGTTTATTTGGAGGCAATATAGAATTTAAATTTTTTAAATGGGGGGTGATCCTGGATGAAGCGGAATGTGGTTTCATCGGCACAGACCACATCGGTGCAACGGCACTGACGTTGGCATTTTTCACAAAAGTAATCTTCTTCCAGTTGGTTTCCACAGAGGCAAAATGGTTTCATGACCAATTCCCCATTTTCTAATTCAGCGAAAAAATAATCCGCCTTCTCGGCGGGTTGATCCTTATCCTTATCATGATGAGACATAATCCTATTTCTCCTATTATATTCTGAATCCCGGATAGTTATGCCCGGATTCCATCATTTCCCAACTATTTTTGATGGTAATATATAACATTGGCAGGGAGATTGCAACCTTTCAAGAAGCTATGGACGTCCTTCCTGTCAGGTGGATTTGCAATCTTCCAACCATCCCCTCTTCTGAAAGCGTAATGTTTACTTGGCAAAATTGCCGGACCACCCAGAGATTGGTTTTAAGGTGGGAGGAAATCCGCTGGACCAGGATCTCCGAAGGTCCTTGGGCCAGGGCCAGATAGGGGACCAACTGATCGGCCAAATGCGCTTCCACCGAGGCACCGGATTCCATAAAGGCCAGCAGAGAATCCACCGCCTCACCGGCCACCTGCTCCGCCCTTTTCCCTCTCTGGCCCAGAGATGAAAAACCGGCATAGCCCGGGCCTCCTCCGGCGGCAATAAAGACGATATTCCCCTGTCCCGGAGAAGGGCCTTCTATCAGTTCATAGTGGGCCTGGAGGGCTTTTGGGCTGAGAAGTTCTTCAACCTGCTGTTTTTCCCGTTCCCGGATATGCTCGGGAAGATGAGAGGAGGCACAGAAGCACTTAATCCAAGCGGGTTTCCAGGGTTGACCCAACGAAAGCGGCATTAACTGCTTTACTGGTTTGATTCGGGCCTCGATCTCTCCGCCTCCCTTGGGATACCAGCCCCATTTTTTTAATTTCATTTGGACCTGAATCCCCATGCGGACCAAAACCGGAAGGAAGACCCATTCCAGATAATGAAAAGGCGGGCTCCAAGGGACATGGGTGCCCCCTTTTAAGCGGACCAGAGAATCGCCGCCGGACAAGGTCAGGGGAAGCAGGAGGGACTGGAATATCAAAGAAGTGGAGCCGGCCGTACCGACATCAAAAGAATATTCTCCTGGTTTAACCCTTCCAGGCTCAAAGCTTAATTCCTTTGAACCAATGACCGCTCCATCTACCCGGGCCTGACAGATTTCCTGCAGGGCCTTAACTGCCGTCAGGTGTTGGGGCATGAGGCCGGGCTTTTTCCGATTATTACGAATTTGTTCGATCCTGACCGGAATCCCAAAGATCACAGACAGTGAAAGGGCGGTCCTGAGGATCTGCCCGCCTCCCTCACCGTAACTCCCGTCGATGGTTATCATAATTAATGGATTTTGGATTTAGGGATGCTTTTTGACGCCTCTCCCCCTCTTCTACGAATCTGCATCTGCAAAAAATCACCACTGAAAGGATAGGGGCCTGATTTAAAATGGGGGCAGGGAAAGCTTTCACAGTCACGAAGACAGAATTCCACTCCCCGTTCCAGGGCGCAATTTAAGATCGGGC
Proteins encoded in this window:
- a CDS encoding type II toxin-antitoxin system HicB family antitoxin — protein: MKNTLKYKGHTGTVVFDADDHIFHGRLMGLTDIITFEGASVSELEKDFRSAVDEYLKTCKEINRLPEKPFSGRFMLRVPSELHCAIALAAKREGKSINAWIAEVCQQNAIA
- a CDS encoding YkgJ family cysteine cluster protein, which gives rise to MLEPMKPPEIFTYLERDAFSFACHSDLSCFTECCRDLNLVLTPYDILRLKKSLALTSADFLDQYTTIKPNEHNGFPAVLLKMQEDEGRRCPFVTPVGCRIYEDRPGACRIYPIGRGSSRTKGQEGAREIFFVVKEAHCRGFYEPKEWTVSDWSKDQGLEPYTFYNDLWTEIITHKGSLGPEEMVSQKLQMFFMASYNLDQFRQFVFKSTFLQRFLIPDETVRKMESDDEELLRLGLDWLKFVLFGEKVIPLK
- a CDS encoding YkgJ family cysteine cluster protein, with the protein product MNENESAIKPVAPGEGIMPVHGTFNFQCGPGVKCFTRCCRDVTIVLTPYDILRLKNRLGIPSEDFIDQYTLPLTKSDSGLPVFILKMGDDADKRCPFVSAEQGCAVYSERPWACRMYPLDTREGDEGDEEYFITADPGQCLGLAENHSLTTEEWEKGQGLDIYKEVEELFNQVTSAQRIWGDHKLDGKVQNMVLLACYNTERFRKFVFESNFLKLFDLSPEEIEILKTDDLELLKLGFKWLQFGLLGRSTIPIREEVIKAKEKELGITLPKDDGLWKNPEIKTGK
- the rtcA gene encoding RNA 3'-phosphate cyclase, whose protein sequence is MITIDGSYGEGGGQILRTALSLSVIFGIPVRIEQIRNNRKKPGLMPQHLTAVKALQEICQARVDGAVIGSKELSFEPGRVKPGEYSFDVGTAGSTSLIFQSLLLPLTLSGGDSLVRLKGGTHVPWSPPFHYLEWVFLPVLVRMGIQVQMKLKKWGWYPKGGGEIEARIKPVKQLMPLSLGQPWKPAWIKCFCASSHLPEHIREREKQQVEELLSPKALQAHYELIEGPSPGQGNIVFIAAGGGPGYAGFSSLGQRGKRAEQVAGEAVDSLLAFMESGASVEAHLADQLVPYLALAQGPSEILVQRISSHLKTNLWVVRQFCQVNITLSEEGMVGRLQIHLTGRTSIAS
- a CDS encoding DUF3795 domain-containing protein, producing MDGTGACGINCFTCKLFVDGKCSPCGSGRSERATRKLATQLRLMGGVCPILNCALERGVEFCLRDCESFPCPHFKSGPYPFSGDFLQMQIRRRGGEASKSIPKSKIH